A stretch of the Candidatus Jettenia sp. AMX2 genome encodes the following:
- a CDS encoding TVP38/TMEM64 family protein — MKDSKPVIKFIILISIIGGTFFATRYTALSEYTRKDTLVSLLEQLRGRWWGPLGFILIYGVGCVVAIPGSLLTLGGGAIFGVAWGTLYNIIASNLGATLAFFMARYFGRDFVSRFMKGRVESLDEKVAEHGFQFIFTLRLIPLIPFNGLNFGSGLSRIKYRDYLLGSALGMLPGTFIYTYFADALLKGITGSGRKAFINLAIASSLLILISFSPKIYKKFRKSTNNEMIQKKNEKE, encoded by the coding sequence TTGAAAGACAGCAAACCGGTCATAAAATTTATCATTCTGATAAGTATTATCGGGGGTACATTCTTTGCCACAAGATATACCGCCCTGTCGGAATATACCAGAAAAGATACCCTCGTAAGCCTTCTTGAACAACTGAGAGGGCGTTGGTGGGGGCCTCTTGGCTTTATCCTTATTTATGGTGTCGGATGCGTGGTTGCCATTCCTGGTTCGCTCCTGACACTGGGAGGCGGCGCAATATTCGGTGTAGCGTGGGGTACTCTTTACAATATCATTGCTTCAAACCTTGGCGCCACCCTTGCATTTTTCATGGCTCGGTATTTTGGCAGGGATTTCGTTTCACGGTTTATGAAGGGGCGGGTGGAATCTCTTGATGAAAAGGTAGCTGAACATGGTTTTCAGTTTATCTTCACACTCAGACTGATTCCCCTGATTCCGTTTAACGGTCTTAATTTCGGGTCAGGCCTTTCCAGGATAAAATATCGTGATTATTTGCTGGGATCTGCCCTGGGGATGTTGCCAGGTACTTTTATTTACACCTATTTTGCAGATGCACTCCTGAAAGGCATAACCGGAAGCGGAAGGAAGGCATTTATTAACCTGGCCATTGCCAGTTCACTCCTGATACTTATTTCCTTTTCGCCAAAAATTTATAAAAAATTCAGGAAATCAACGAATAACGAAATGATACAGAAAAAAAATGAGAAAGAATAG
- a CDS encoding TIGR04283 family arsenosugar biosynthesis glycosyltransferase, protein MKKKELSVIIPTLNEEKTIKRCLECIIGIPDTEIIISDGGSTDKTVEIARQFPEVKVLSSPKGRGVQMNRGALYAHGEILLFLHADGIIAKEAVLTIRNILKNDQTGGGAFQIHLLSDRFPYRLLEIGINLRSRVFQLPYGDQGLFLKRSVFAEMGGFREMDVCEDLDLVWRLRKKYKIVIVNKKISSSVRRWEKNGIMKTSLRNLFLLASYVSKHALPHFRLFSKA, encoded by the coding sequence ATGAAGAAAAAAGAATTATCGGTAATCATCCCGACACTGAATGAAGAAAAGACCATAAAGAGATGCCTTGAATGTATTATAGGGATACCGGACACTGAAATAATAATCTCCGACGGCGGTAGTACGGACAAAACAGTGGAAATTGCCAGACAATTCCCGGAAGTGAAAGTACTCTCTTCACCAAAAGGCCGCGGTGTTCAGATGAACAGAGGCGCATTGTATGCTCACGGAGAAATCCTTCTTTTTCTCCATGCAGATGGTATTATTGCGAAAGAAGCTGTTTTGACTATCCGGAATATTCTGAAAAATGACCAAACTGGAGGCGGCGCCTTTCAAATCCATTTATTATCAGATAGATTTCCTTACCGGTTACTGGAGATAGGAATAAACCTCCGGTCAAGGGTGTTTCAATTACCGTATGGAGATCAGGGACTGTTTCTCAAGAGGTCTGTATTTGCCGAAATGGGGGGGTTCCGGGAGATGGATGTCTGCGAAGACCTCGATTTGGTATGGCGCCTCAGAAAGAAATATAAAATAGTAATTGTGAATAAAAAAATTTCTTCATCGGTAAGAAGATGGGAAAAAAACGGCATCATGAAGACATCCCTCAGAAATCTCTTCCTGCTTGCCTCCTATGTATCGAAGCATGCACTGCCTCATTTCCGTTTGTTTTCAAAGGCCTGA